A genomic window from Armatimonadota bacterium includes:
- a CDS encoding DUF86 domain-containing protein translates to MPVDRDVVQRKITLIAEDLVRLQPLARLTLQEYLARLEAQLATERLLERLIGRMLDINYHLAVELRGVAPKDFHESFLKLAELDVLPADFARRIARAAGLRNRLAHEYNEVDPAKVHAAAAEALTDVPRYLEHIQQFLDRLPDNTG, encoded by the coding sequence ATGCCGGTTGACCGGGACGTCGTCCAGCGGAAGATCACGCTGATCGCCGAGGACCTCGTGCGCCTGCAGCCGCTCGCCCGCCTGACGCTCCAGGAGTACCTGGCGCGCCTCGAGGCGCAGCTGGCCACGGAGCGGCTGCTGGAGCGCCTGATCGGGAGGATGCTCGACATCAACTACCACCTGGCCGTGGAGCTGCGTGGGGTGGCCCCGAAGGACTTTCACGAGTCGTTCCTGAAGCTCGCCGAGCTGGACGTCCTCCCCGCCGACTTTGCACGCCGGATCGCCCGGGCCGCCGGCCTGCGCAACCGGCTGGCGCACGAGTACAACGAGGTGGACCCCGCGAAGGTGCACGCCGCAGCGGCGGAGGCCCTCACCGACGTGCCCCGCTACCTGGAGCACATCCAGCAGTTCCTGGACCGCCTCCCGGACAACACCGGCTGA
- a CDS encoding nucleotidyltransferase domain-containing protein has protein sequence MRHATTLALTPDQRERLAQVAQRHRLRLILTFGSAVTGRTHAGSDLDVAVLPEPGVDLSLQDLGRLTADLADVFATADVDLALVSRADPLFLCRIFETAVLLYGDERTFRWYRVYAFRRFSEYLPYLHLEAQATRALVRRLAAHAG, from the coding sequence ATGCGGCACGCCACGACTCTCGCCCTGACGCCCGACCAGCGTGAGCGCCTGGCGCAGGTGGCGCAGCGCCACCGGCTCCGTCTCATCCTGACCTTCGGGTCGGCGGTGACCGGCCGCACCCACGCGGGCAGCGATCTCGACGTGGCGGTGCTGCCTGAACCGGGCGTGGACCTCTCCCTGCAGGACCTGGGTCGCCTGACGGCCGACCTAGCCGACGTCTTCGCCACCGCCGACGTGGACCTCGCGCTCGTCTCACGGGCGGATCCGCTCTTCCTCTGCCGGATCTTCGAGACGGCCGTCCTGCTCTACGGCGACGAGCGGACCTTCCGCTGGTACCGCGTCTACGCCTTTCGACGCTTCAGCGAGTACCTGCCCTACCTCCATCTGGAGGCGCAGGCCACCCGGGCCCTGGTCCGACGGCTCGCCGCCCATGCCGGTTGA